Proteins encoded in a region of the Haloarcula sp. CBA1129 genome:
- the argC gene encoding N-acetyl-gamma-glutamyl-phosphate reductase — translation MTYTASVVGGSGFTGGELLRILDGHPEFELEQATSRSKENKTIGHQHPNLRHSDLRFSSPEELESVDVLFAATPHGVSMEQIDAFQEAAGTVVDLSADFRLDSEAQYDEWYDGHTRPELLEQSEYALPELNRGNLAGADLIASGGCNATATILGLLPLFEADILSGDEQVVVDVKVGSSEGGAGGGEASSHPERSGVVRPYAPTGHRHEAEIQQFLGIDVSFTVHAVDMIRGASATCHVFPEGPVSKGDLWGAYRGEYEDEPFVELVAGGGGVYRYPEPKSVAGTNRAEVGFELDPGNKRLVVFSAIDNMMKGSAGQAVHAANVALGIEETAGLEFQGLHPVGAP, via the coding sequence ATGACATATACCGCAAGCGTCGTCGGCGGCTCCGGGTTCACCGGCGGGGAACTGCTTCGCATCCTCGATGGCCACCCCGAGTTCGAACTCGAACAGGCCACCAGCCGTTCGAAGGAGAACAAGACCATCGGACACCAGCATCCGAACCTCCGGCACTCGGACCTGCGCTTTTCATCGCCCGAAGAGCTAGAGTCCGTGGACGTGCTGTTCGCCGCGACGCCCCACGGCGTCTCGATGGAGCAGATCGACGCGTTTCAGGAGGCTGCCGGCACGGTCGTCGACCTCTCGGCGGACTTCCGCCTTGATTCGGAGGCCCAGTACGACGAGTGGTACGACGGGCACACGCGTCCGGAACTGCTCGAACAGAGCGAGTACGCCCTGCCGGAGCTGAACCGCGGCAACCTCGCGGGCGCAGACCTCATCGCCTCCGGCGGCTGTAACGCCACGGCGACGATTCTGGGCCTGCTCCCGCTGTTCGAGGCCGACATCCTTTCGGGCGACGAGCAGGTCGTCGTCGACGTGAAGGTCGGCTCCAGCGAGGGCGGGGCCGGCGGCGGCGAGGCGTCGAGCCATCCCGAGCGCTCGGGCGTCGTCCGTCCGTACGCGCCCACGGGTCACCGCCACGAGGCCGAGATCCAGCAGTTCCTCGGCATCGATGTGTCCTTCACCGTCCACGCGGTGGACATGATCCGCGGCGCGAGCGCGACCTGTCACGTCTTCCCCGAGGGCCCGGTCTCGAAGGGCGACCTCTGGGGCGCGTACCGCGGCGAGTACGAGGACGAACCGTTCGTCGAACTCGTCGCCGGCGGCGGTGGCGTCTACCGCTACCCCGAGCCCAAGTCGGTCGCGGGCACGAACCGCGCCGAGGTCGGCTTCGAACTCGATCCCGGCAACAAGCGACTGGTCGTGTTCTCAGCTATCGACAACATGATGAAGGGGTCGGCTGGTCAGGCGGTCCACGCGGCCAACGTCGCACTGGGTATCGAAGAGACGGCGGGCTTGGAGTTCCAGGGGCTCCACCCCGTCGGCGCACCGTAA
- the thrC gene encoding threonine synthase — protein sequence MADLELTDDVPPAADDGVWLACIECGETFAPFDAIRYTCDDCDGLLEVRYDDLPTFDEFEGSGVWRYNAALPFEEGVTLPEGDTPLHEMPRLKEDIGVDALRVKHEGMNPTGSFKDRGMTVGVRVAQEVGVDRLACASTGNTSAALAAYGARGGMETLVLLPAGKVAAGKIAQASLHRARILEVDGNFDQCLDIVQDLAARGEAYLLNSLNPFRLEGQKTIGLEIMEEFYADNGEYPDRIVLPVGNAGNTAALYKCFRELVKAGAITEDQVPKLTGVQADGAAPMVEAIENGYEDTRRWEDVETRATAIRIGNPVNAPKALPGIRETGGTAVAVSDEEITEAQRDIAGEGVGVEPASAASVAGLRKLRREGEVDSDESVVCLTTGHLLKDPEAAAEAGNEPEPVANSTEAVLELIEEPSSVTDTVRRQVSKATDAPLVPALVAGGLGVAYLYRKLRSKE from the coding sequence ATGGCTGACTTGGAACTCACCGACGACGTGCCGCCGGCTGCCGACGACGGCGTCTGGCTGGCCTGTATCGAGTGTGGTGAGACGTTCGCTCCCTTCGACGCGATCCGCTACACCTGCGATGACTGTGACGGCCTGCTTGAGGTCCGCTACGACGACCTGCCGACCTTCGACGAGTTCGAGGGGTCGGGCGTCTGGCGGTACAACGCCGCTCTGCCCTTCGAAGAGGGCGTCACGCTTCCCGAGGGCGATACGCCGCTACACGAGATGCCCCGCCTGAAGGAGGATATCGGCGTCGACGCGCTCCGCGTGAAACACGAGGGAATGAACCCCACCGGTTCGTTCAAGGACCGCGGCATGACCGTCGGTGTCCGAGTCGCCCAAGAGGTCGGTGTCGACCGACTGGCCTGTGCCTCCACCGGCAACACCTCCGCGGCGCTTGCGGCTTACGGCGCTCGCGGCGGCATGGAGACGCTCGTCCTCCTCCCCGCCGGGAAGGTCGCCGCCGGGAAAATCGCACAGGCGAGCCTCCACCGTGCGCGGATTCTGGAGGTCGACGGCAACTTCGACCAGTGTCTCGACATCGTACAGGACCTCGCGGCCCGTGGCGAGGCCTACCTGCTGAACTCGTTGAACCCCTTCCGTCTGGAGGGCCAGAAGACCATCGGGCTGGAGATTATGGAGGAGTTCTACGCCGACAACGGCGAGTACCCGGACCGCATCGTCCTGCCGGTCGGCAACGCCGGCAACACTGCGGCGCTGTACAAGTGCTTCCGCGAACTCGTCAAGGCCGGTGCGATCACCGAGGATCAGGTCCCCAAGCTCACTGGCGTTCAGGCCGACGGAGCCGCCCCGATGGTCGAGGCCATCGAGAACGGCTACGAGGACACCCGCCGCTGGGAAGACGTCGAGACCCGAGCGACCGCCATCCGTATCGGGAACCCGGTCAACGCGCCGAAGGCGCTCCCGGGCATTCGAGAGACTGGCGGTACCGCCGTCGCCGTCTCCGACGAGGAAATCACCGAAGCACAGCGCGACATCGCCGGGGAAGGCGTCGGCGTCGAACCGGCCTCTGCGGCCTCCGTTGCGGGCCTCCGGAAACTCCGCCGCGAGGGTGAGGTCGACAGCGACGAGTCGGTCGTCTGCCTGACGACGGGCCACCTGCTCAAAGACCCCGAAGCAGCTGCCGAAGCCGGGAACGAGCCGGAACCGGTCGCAAACAGCACCGAGGCCGTGCTGGAACTCATCGAGGAACCGTCGTCGGTCACTGACACGGTTCGGCGACAGGTCTCGAAGGCCACCGACGCACCGCTGGTCCCAGCGCTGGTCGCCGGCGGTCTTGGCGTTGCGTACCTGTATCGGAAGCTCCGCTCGAAAGAGTAA
- a CDS encoding aspartate aminotransferase family protein, protein MSGFVFNEKPIQIERGDGAYVYDDGGTEYLDMGASYACVPLGHGHPAVQSAVSEQLEKLTYVQASYPNAERTALYELLADTAPDPIEKTWLCNSGTEANEAALKFARSATGNSKIVATMQGFHGRTMGALATTWKNKYKKPYEPLIGDVEFVPYDDSEALAEAVDEDTAAFIVEPVQGEGGINPASDGYLEAAREITEDAGAALIFDEVQTGMGRTGALWNSQRAAVAPDMITAAKGLGNGLPVGATLCRDWIAENYGSHASTFSGGPVISAAAGATVSTVVEDDVPENAAAMGDYLLTELEAAIGDDVRDIRGEGLMIGVEVGRGANAALKELALNHQVLALPAGRTVVRLLPPLTIDEDHADAVVDAMAEVVG, encoded by the coding sequence ATGAGCGGATTCGTCTTCAACGAGAAACCCATCCAGATCGAACGTGGCGACGGTGCCTACGTCTACGACGACGGCGGCACAGAGTACTTAGACATGGGCGCGTCCTACGCCTGTGTCCCGCTGGGACACGGTCACCCGGCGGTCCAGAGCGCCGTCAGCGAGCAGCTAGAGAAGCTCACGTACGTCCAAGCGTCGTACCCCAACGCCGAGCGGACGGCCCTGTACGAACTGCTCGCCGACACCGCGCCGGACCCGATTGAGAAGACTTGGCTCTGTAACTCCGGGACCGAGGCCAACGAGGCCGCGCTGAAGTTCGCCCGCTCGGCGACGGGCAACTCCAAAATCGTTGCGACGATGCAGGGCTTCCACGGCCGGACGATGGGCGCGCTGGCGACCACGTGGAAGAACAAGTACAAGAAGCCCTACGAGCCGCTTATCGGCGACGTGGAGTTCGTCCCCTACGACGACAGCGAGGCACTGGCCGAGGCCGTCGACGAGGACACCGCCGCGTTCATCGTCGAACCGGTTCAGGGCGAGGGCGGCATCAACCCGGCTTCCGACGGCTACCTCGAAGCAGCGCGGGAGATTACCGAAGACGCCGGCGCGGCGCTCATCTTCGACGAGGTCCAGACCGGCATGGGCCGGACCGGCGCGCTGTGGAACTCCCAGCGCGCCGCTGTCGCACCTGACATGATAACCGCGGCGAAGGGGCTGGGCAACGGCCTCCCCGTCGGCGCGACGCTGTGTCGCGACTGGATCGCCGAGAACTACGGCTCCCACGCCTCGACGTTCTCCGGGGGGCCGGTCATCTCAGCGGCCGCCGGCGCGACCGTCTCGACCGTCGTCGAGGACGACGTTCCGGAAAACGCCGCCGCGATGGGCGACTACCTCCTGACCGAACTGGAAGCGGCCATCGGCGACGACGTGCGGGACATCCGTGGCGAGGGCCTGATGATCGGCGTCGAGGTCGGTCGCGGCGCGAACGCGGCGCTGAAGGAACTCGCGCTGAACCATCAGGTGCTCGCACTGCCGGCCGGCCGGACCGTCGTCCGCCTGCTCCCGCCGCTGACCATCGACGAGGACCACGCCGACGCCGTCGTCGACGCGATGGCGGAGGTGGTGGGATGA
- a CDS encoding helix-turn-helix domain-containing protein, protein MSVNPSPDRVHELMVDDEPNLSDVMACVFGVQEHEVRTYQTLLETPASTVEELADELGRDRSNVNRSLSTLREKGLATRKRRLLDGGGHVYQYTATPLPRARELMHETLDEWTTAVHRRIDEFDASADE, encoded by the coding sequence ATGTCTGTCAACCCGTCCCCGGACCGGGTCCACGAGCTGATGGTCGACGACGAACCGAATCTCTCGGACGTGATGGCCTGTGTTTTCGGCGTGCAGGAACACGAGGTACGGACGTATCAGACATTACTTGAGACGCCTGCAAGCACCGTCGAGGAACTCGCTGACGAACTCGGCCGGGACCGCTCGAACGTCAATCGGTCGCTGTCGACACTCCGTGAGAAGGGGCTCGCGACACGAAAACGGCGGTTGCTCGACGGTGGCGGCCACGTGTACCAGTACACCGCGACACCGCTGCCGAGGGCCCGCGAACTGATGCACGAGACCCTCGACGAGTGGACTACCGCAGTCCATCGCCGTATCGACGAGTTCGACGCCTCGGCCGACGAGTAG
- a CDS encoding orotate phosphoribosyltransferase has translation MNYRSFDHLSADTQEWIVDLPDGLDLIVGIPRSGMLVSNLLSLHLNLPMTDIDGLREGRLLQTGERYDGEFDLSKFSKILVVDDTVYTGSEMTDAQSTIDGFDLSADVYYGAVYVDEGSERFVDTYARTLPFPRVFEWNMMHHDFLMDSCVDLDGILCRDPTPEENDDGPKYREFISTVDPICVPSVEIGKIVTCRLEKYRSETAAWLDEHGIEYDELVMMQYPDKATRVAAGNHGEYKAGVYQSSDARLFIESAHSQARTIAIQTNKPVYSKEQNRMLRQGYLNRVARNGRMSVEAVKSDPFRYVDQFRSDPVDFVKRASSMLL, from the coding sequence ATGAATTACAGGAGTTTCGATCATCTCAGTGCTGATACGCAGGAGTGGATCGTCGATCTACCAGACGGCTTGGATCTGATCGTCGGAATACCCAGAAGCGGGATGCTAGTGTCAAACTTACTCTCACTACATCTCAATCTCCCGATGACGGATATCGATGGGTTGCGGGAGGGCAGGCTCCTCCAGACGGGGGAACGGTACGACGGCGAGTTCGACCTCTCGAAGTTCTCGAAGATACTGGTCGTCGACGACACCGTCTACACCGGGAGCGAAATGACCGATGCACAGTCGACAATTGACGGGTTTGATCTGTCCGCAGACGTGTACTACGGCGCTGTGTACGTGGACGAGGGGTCCGAGCGGTTCGTCGATACGTACGCACGAACCCTGCCGTTCCCGAGAGTATTCGAGTGGAACATGATGCACCACGACTTCCTTATGGACTCCTGTGTCGACCTAGACGGCATCCTCTGTCGCGACCCGACGCCCGAAGAGAACGACGATGGGCCGAAATACCGGGAGTTTATTTCGACTGTCGATCCGATCTGTGTTCCCTCGGTGGAAATCGGGAAAATCGTCACCTGTCGGCTGGAGAAGTACCGCAGCGAGACCGCCGCCTGGCTCGACGAGCACGGGATCGAGTACGACGAACTGGTGATGATGCAGTATCCGGACAAGGCCACACGGGTCGCCGCAGGCAACCACGGGGAGTACAAGGCTGGGGTGTACCAATCCTCAGACGCCAGACTGTTCATCGAAAGCGCACACTCACAGGCCCGAACGATAGCCATACAGACGAACAAGCCCGTCTACAGCAAGGAACAAAACCGGATGCTCCGGCAGGGGTATCTGAACCGTGTCGCCAGAAACGGCCGGATGTCAGTTGAGGCCGTCAAATCCGACCCGTTCAGGTACGTCGACCAGTTCAGGTCAGACCCGGTGGACTTCGTCAAGCGGGCCTCGTCGATGCTTCTCTAG
- the argF gene encoding ornithine carbamoyltransferase — translation MDLLDVDDLTTDELATVLDRAAAIKANHGGGSTSDLLDQQTLGMIFEKPSTRTRVSFETGMTQLGGHAVFLGPDDIHLGHGEPVKDTARALGRYVDFIMARVFDHADAEELAEYAEVPVINGLTDDAHPCQTLADLLTIREQFGDFEDISVAWVGDGNNVCQSFVIGAAMVGLDLTVATPEGYGISDDVADRAAAFGNAPETTHDPEAAVADADVVYSDVWVSMGQEDQRGQKLEDFEGFQITTDLLEHRPFMHCLPAHRGEEVTDDAIESDNAVVWDQAENRLHAQKGLLAWLAEQE, via the coding sequence ATGGATCTACTTGATGTCGACGACCTCACGACCGACGAACTGGCGACCGTCCTCGACCGCGCCGCGGCAATCAAGGCCAACCACGGCGGGGGGAGTACAAGCGACCTGCTCGATCAGCAGACGCTGGGGATGATCTTCGAGAAGCCCTCGACGCGAACCCGCGTCTCCTTCGAGACGGGGATGACGCAACTGGGCGGCCACGCCGTGTTCCTCGGTCCCGACGACATCCATCTGGGCCACGGCGAACCGGTGAAAGACACCGCCCGCGCACTCGGGCGATACGTGGATTTCATCATGGCGCGCGTGTTCGATCACGCTGACGCCGAGGAACTGGCCGAGTACGCCGAGGTCCCGGTTATCAATGGGCTAACCGACGACGCCCATCCCTGTCAGACGCTCGCGGACCTGCTGACCATCCGCGAGCAGTTCGGGGACTTCGAGGACATCTCCGTGGCGTGGGTCGGTGACGGCAACAACGTCTGCCAGTCCTTCGTCATCGGCGCAGCGATGGTCGGGCTCGACCTCACCGTCGCCACCCCAGAGGGCTACGGCATCTCCGACGATGTGGCCGACCGCGCCGCCGCTTTCGGAAACGCGCCTGAGACGACCCACGACCCCGAGGCTGCAGTTGCCGACGCCGACGTGGTGTACTCTGACGTGTGGGTCAGTATGGGACAAGAAGACCAGCGCGGCCAGAAACTCGAAGACTTCGAAGGGTTCCAGATCACGACGGACTTGCTCGAACACCGACCGTTCATGCACTGCCTGCCCGCCCACCGTGGCGAGGAGGTCACTGACGACGCCATCGAGTCGGACAACGCCGTCGTCTGGGACCAAGCAGAGAACCGCCTGCACGCTCAGAAAGGACTGCTCGCGTGGCTGGCCGAACAGGAATAG
- a CDS encoding [LysW]-lysine hydrolase: protein MSEAATQEADTEARDLLEAIVRTPSVSRNEGEAAQRLVEFFEAHGREAWLDEVGNVRAPADDGVLLTSHIDTVPGDIPVRVEETDEGDVLWGRGSVDAKGPLCAMAVAAVRTGASFVGVVGEEVDSKGGRFLVEDRDSAPDAVINGEPSGWEGITLGYRGLLAGTYVATSESGHSSRPENNAIQDAIDWWSSVDEEFDDDEWHPVFEQVTCKPVDFEGGPSTDGLSVEATMDVQLRVPPEYTTDEIREIADGYLSNGTVNWNDRVEPVMQSPRTSAARAFRAAIRQQGGEPTLLRKTGTSDMNVYAKAWDCPMVTYGPGDSDLDHAPNEHLPLKEYDRSVAVLETATERLLED from the coding sequence ATGAGCGAAGCAGCGACTCAGGAAGCCGACACCGAGGCACGGGACCTGCTGGAAGCGATTGTTCGCACGCCATCGGTCTCGCGCAACGAGGGCGAGGCGGCCCAGCGGCTGGTCGAGTTCTTCGAGGCCCACGGCCGCGAGGCGTGGCTCGACGAGGTCGGCAACGTTCGTGCGCCCGCCGACGATGGCGTCTTGCTCACCTCGCACATCGACACGGTTCCGGGGGACATTCCGGTCCGTGTCGAGGAGACAGACGAGGGCGACGTGCTGTGGGGCCGCGGCAGCGTCGACGCGAAGGGACCGCTGTGTGCGATGGCCGTCGCGGCCGTCCGCACCGGGGCCTCGTTCGTCGGCGTCGTCGGCGAAGAGGTCGACTCGAAGGGCGGGCGGTTCCTCGTCGAGGACCGCGACTCGGCACCCGACGCGGTCATCAACGGCGAACCCTCCGGCTGGGAGGGCATCACGCTGGGCTACCGCGGCCTGCTGGCTGGGACCTACGTCGCGACCAGCGAGTCCGGCCACTCCTCGCGCCCGGAGAACAACGCTATTCAGGATGCCATCGACTGGTGGTCGTCGGTCGACGAGGAGTTCGACGACGACGAGTGGCATCCGGTGTTCGAGCAGGTCACCTGCAAACCCGTCGACTTCGAGGGTGGCCCTTCCACTGACGGCCTCTCAGTCGAGGCGACAATGGACGTGCAACTGCGGGTCCCGCCGGAGTACACCACCGACGAGATCCGAGAGATAGCTGACGGCTATCTGTCGAACGGGACCGTCAACTGGAACGACAGGGTCGAGCCGGTGATGCAGAGCCCTCGGACCAGCGCCGCCAGAGCGTTCCGTGCTGCGATTCGGCAGCAGGGCGGTGAGCCCACGCTCCTCCGCAAGACCGGGACCAGCGACATGAATGTCTACGCGAAAGCGTGGGACTGTCCGATGGTGACCTACGGACCCGGCGACTCCGATCTTGATCACGCACCGAACGAGCACCTCCCGCTCAAGGAGTACGACCGCTCCGTTGCGGTGCTTGAAACCGCGACCGAACGCCTACTGGAGGACTGA
- a CDS encoding acetylglutamate/acetylaminoadipate kinase, translating to MTVVIKVGGARAVDPAGALADVASLVADGEQVVVVHGGSTKVDETLERLGVEPEYVETPSGVVGRFTDETTMEVFEMAFGHLNTQLVAGLQSEGVDAVGLNGVDGKLLYGPRKSAVRVVEDGKKKIRRGDHSGTIKQVNGDLLESLLDDGYTPVAAPPMAGDDDGEVIPVNTDADRSAAAIAGELDAQLVLLTDVEGVYADPDDPSTLIESVETAADWDALEDAAEGFMGRKIMAVEEALDGGASEAVVADANAESPILSALDGGGTHVHASALEQDTDQTATEEQ from the coding sequence ATGACAGTAGTTATCAAAGTCGGTGGCGCTCGCGCGGTCGACCCCGCGGGGGCGCTTGCGGACGTGGCATCGCTCGTGGCCGATGGTGAACAGGTCGTCGTGGTACACGGCGGCTCCACCAAAGTCGACGAAACGCTCGAACGGCTCGGCGTCGAGCCCGAATACGTCGAGACGCCGTCGGGCGTCGTCGGCCGGTTCACGGACGAGACCACGATGGAGGTGTTCGAGATGGCGTTTGGCCACCTCAACACCCAGCTCGTCGCCGGCCTCCAGAGCGAGGGCGTCGATGCGGTCGGTCTCAACGGCGTCGACGGCAAACTGCTCTACGGACCGCGCAAGTCCGCAGTGCGGGTCGTCGAGGACGGCAAGAAGAAGATTCGCCGTGGCGACCACTCGGGCACCATCAAGCAGGTCAACGGCGACCTGCTAGAATCGCTGCTTGACGACGGGTACACGCCTGTCGCTGCGCCGCCGATGGCCGGAGACGACGACGGCGAAGTGATTCCGGTGAACACCGATGCCGACCGCTCGGCGGCGGCTATCGCCGGCGAACTCGACGCGCAGCTGGTACTCCTGACCGATGTCGAGGGCGTCTACGCTGACCCCGATGACCCGTCGACGCTCATCGAATCGGTCGAGACGGCAGCCGACTGGGACGCTCTCGAAGACGCCGCCGAGGGATTCATGGGCCGGAAAATCATGGCCGTCGAGGAGGCGCTCGATGGCGGCGCGTCCGAGGCGGTCGTGGCCGACGCCAACGCCGAGTCGCCGATTCTGTCGGCACTCGATGGCGGCGGGACCCACGTCCACGCGAGCGCACTCGAACAGGACACAGACCAGACAGCGACGGAGGAACAATGA
- a CDS encoding YndJ family protein produces MSDRAAGPRTEPLGSVTQPVIGSIAVGDLSAVLGTVVWLALTATGALDAIERALALAPLVLVPLALRTAVHGTFPAPANRFTTTAIWLQPVSALLLAVSLVVSSPAPLAAALATPWLAVTGLLGYAALVRTRRRGGLSLPETAIDAGFAYVSVGAVALLLAHLDLTFWFDRVIIRLTAVHFHYAGFVLPVATGLTGRRLGDRSRGFRTVVGVVLVGPALIAVGIAFSPLVEVVAVSVFTVAVAAFGVVVLRRVVPNCSRPQGVLLGIAAVALPVSMALALGYGVSTFTGRSLGLTISTMVALHGSLNAFGFGLCAMLGWRLSIP; encoded by the coding sequence ATGAGCGACCGCGCCGCCGGGCCCCGGACCGAACCACTCGGCAGCGTGACCCAACCGGTCATCGGGAGCATCGCCGTGGGGGACCTGAGCGCGGTGCTTGGGACGGTGGTCTGGCTGGCGTTGACGGCTACTGGGGCACTCGACGCTATCGAACGGGCGCTTGCACTCGCGCCGCTCGTGCTGGTCCCGCTCGCGCTCCGAACGGCGGTCCACGGGACGTTTCCGGCACCTGCAAATCGGTTCACGACCACTGCCATCTGGCTCCAGCCGGTCAGTGCACTCCTGCTCGCGGTCTCGCTGGTCGTTTCGTCACCGGCTCCGCTGGCCGCCGCGCTCGCAACGCCGTGGCTGGCCGTCACCGGCCTCCTCGGATACGCCGCGCTCGTGCGGACTCGCAGACGCGGCGGTCTGTCGCTTCCGGAGACCGCTATCGATGCCGGCTTCGCCTACGTCTCAGTTGGCGCGGTCGCGCTCCTGCTGGCCCACCTCGACCTGACGTTCTGGTTCGACCGCGTCATCATTCGACTGACGGCGGTCCACTTCCACTACGCAGGGTTCGTCCTCCCAGTCGCAACAGGACTGACCGGCCGGCGTCTCGGTGACCGCTCGCGGGGATTCCGCACTGTCGTCGGTGTCGTCCTCGTCGGTCCGGCGCTCATCGCGGTCGGCATCGCCTTCTCGCCGCTGGTGGAAGTCGTCGCAGTGAGTGTCTTCACCGTCGCTGTCGCGGCCTTCGGTGTCGTGGTCCTGCGTCGTGTCGTCCCGAACTGCTCCCGTCCGCAAGGGGTCCTGCTCGGCATCGCGGCGGTGGCGCTTCCGGTTTCGATGGCGCTCGCGCTCGGCTACGGAGTGTCGACGTTCACCGGTCGCTCGCTGGGTCTGACAATCTCGACGATGGTTGCGCTTCACGGCTCGCTGAACGCCTTCGGGTTCGGACTGTGTGCGATGCTCGGCTGGCGGCTCTCGATCCCGTGA
- a CDS encoding aspartate kinase produces the protein MRVVAKFGGTSLGSGDRINRAADSIAAAVQQGHEVAVVASAMGNTTDELLDEINYDADSADRAEIVSMGERTSVRMLKGALAARGIEAVFLEPGSEDWPIITDEYGEVDVEETQKRAHALAGQLKDVVPVITGFLAEDYQGNVTTLGRGGSDTSAVMMGDYMDADEVVIVTDVEGVMTGDPRVVEGARNVGKISVDELRSLSFRGAEVVAPSALSYKSDALGVRVVHYQHGDLLSGGTSIEGEFQNLIDLQEQPIACVTVAGRAIRNSPGILADLASAIADEEINIEANSSGMDSLTFYVDEDDAEEAEALLHARIVDDETLSSVTVEDDIAVIRVTGGDPSQSALAHQVVEPLADAHIHLYDVITSATSVSVFVPWEDREQALSLVQDVF, from the coding sequence ATGCGCGTAGTCGCCAAGTTCGGTGGGACGAGCCTCGGTAGCGGCGACCGCATCAACCGGGCCGCAGACTCGATTGCCGCTGCCGTCCAGCAGGGCCACGAGGTCGCGGTCGTCGCCTCGGCGATGGGCAACACGACCGACGAACTGCTCGACGAGATCAACTACGACGCCGACTCCGCAGACCGTGCGGAGATCGTCTCGATGGGCGAACGGACCTCTGTCCGGATGCTCAAGGGCGCACTCGCCGCCCGCGGCATCGAGGCCGTCTTCCTCGAACCCGGCAGCGAGGACTGGCCGATCATCACCGACGAGTACGGCGAAGTCGACGTCGAGGAGACACAGAAGCGCGCCCACGCGCTCGCCGGCCAGCTCAAGGACGTCGTCCCGGTCATCACCGGCTTCTTGGCCGAAGACTATCAGGGCAACGTGACGACGCTTGGCCGTGGCGGCTCCGACACGAGCGCCGTGATGATGGGCGACTACATGGACGCCGACGAAGTCGTCATCGTCACTGACGTCGAGGGTGTCATGACCGGTGACCCACGCGTCGTCGAAGGTGCGCGGAACGTCGGCAAAATCTCCGTCGACGAACTCCGCTCGCTGTCGTTCCGCGGGGCCGAGGTGGTCGCGCCGTCGGCGCTGTCGTACAAGAGCGACGCCCTCGGCGTTCGCGTCGTCCACTACCAGCACGGCGACCTGCTCTCCGGTGGCACGTCCATCGAGGGCGAGTTCCAGAACCTCATCGACCTGCAGGAACAGCCGATCGCCTGCGTGACCGTCGCCGGCCGCGCTATCCGGAACAGCCCGGGTATCCTCGCGGACCTCGCCAGCGCCATCGCTGACGAGGAGATCAACATCGAGGCCAACTCCTCGGGGATGGACTCGCTGACGTTCTACGTCGATGAAGACGACGCTGAGGAGGCCGAGGCACTGCTGCACGCCCGTATCGTCGACGACGAGACGCTCTCGTCGGTCACCGTCGAGGACGATATCGCCGTCATCCGCGTCACCGGCGGCGACCCGAGCCAGTCGGCGCTCGCTCATCAGGTCGTCGAGCCGCTGGCCGACGCCCACATCCACCTCTACGACGTGATTACGTCGGCAACGTCGGTCTCCGTGTTCGTTCCGTGGGAGGACCGCGAACAGGCCCTCTCGCTCGTTCAGGACGTGTTCTGA
- a CDS encoding DUF4166 domain-containing protein, which translates to MTGVYERALGDAAADLHPKVRDRYSLAPDDGTVCVGRGEMDITRGTLVLPALYAMTTQNMLFPEAGEDVPFSVTTVAYTTAGGHEAMTTRRAFDFGDTTRLFDSLTVWDAEAERLLDFLGTRGRIASELHPRVEDGALVVAGGRQWARLGNRYVPLPGPLAADVEVRDRYDEADERYHVTATVENGLVGHMLGYRGTFTQNQTASDGTPDDLRIVPGLDRLPPQ; encoded by the coding sequence GTGACGGGCGTCTACGAGCGGGCGCTCGGCGACGCGGCGGCCGACCTCCATCCGAAGGTTCGCGACCGGTACAGCCTCGCTCCCGACGACGGGACGGTCTGTGTCGGCCGCGGCGAGATGGACATCACCCGCGGGACGCTCGTCTTGCCGGCGCTCTACGCGATGACGACCCAGAACATGCTGTTTCCCGAAGCCGGTGAGGATGTGCCGTTTTCAGTGACGACGGTGGCCTACACGACGGCTGGTGGTCACGAGGCCATGACGACCCGCCGCGCCTTCGACTTCGGCGACACCACCCGTCTGTTCGACTCGCTGACGGTCTGGGACGCCGAAGCCGAGCGGCTGCTTGATTTCCTTGGGACTCGCGGCCGCATCGCCAGCGAACTCCACCCGCGGGTCGAGGACGGCGCGCTCGTGGTCGCCGGCGGCCGGCAGTGGGCCCGTCTGGGCAACCGCTACGTCCCGCTACCGGGGCCGCTGGCCGCCGATGTTGAGGTGCGTGACCGTTACGACGAGGCCGACGAGCGGTACCACGTCACCGCGACCGTCGAGAACGGTCTCGTGGGCCACATGCTCGGCTATCGCGGGACGTTCACGCAGAACCAGACTGCCAGCGACGGGACGCCTGACGACCTCCGAATCGTCCCCGGGCTTGACCGACTCCCGCCGCAATGA